ACGAATCCGGCCTCACCGTCGGCCAGCGCGTCGTCGCGTTCCCGGGCTTCGGTGGGTTCGCGCAACGGGTTGCCGCTCCACTCACCTCGGTCGTGCCGATACCCGACGACATGACGTATGACGTTGCCGCGGCACTCCCGATGAACTACCTGACCTGCCTGTTCGCGCTCGACCAGCGCGCACACATCCAGCGCGGCGACACCGTACTGGTGCACGGCGCGTCGGGCGGGATCGGCACAGCCGCCATACAGCTCGCGAAGGCGCGAGGAGCCCGGGCGATCGCCGTGGTGTCGGACCCGGATTCTCGCGGCAAGGTGGCACGCGAGGCTGGAGCGGACGACGTGGTGGCCGCGGCGACCTTCAAGGACGACGTGCGCGAGCTCACCGACGGCCGCGGCGTCGAAATCGTCGTGGATCCGGTGGGTGGCGACCGGTTCACCGACTCGCTGCGCAGCCTCGCCACCGAAGGACGCTTGCTCGTCATCGGCTTCACCGGCGGCGAGATCCCGACGGTCAAGGTGAATCGCCTTCTGCTGAACAACATCTCAGTCGTCGGAGTTGGCTGGGGTGCGTATTGGATGACACGTCCCACGTTCCTGCAGGAGCAGTGGAAGGTGCTGATGCACGACTGGGTTTCCGGCGCGATCAACCCGCCGATCGGCGCGACCTTCAGCCTCGATCAGGTGGCAGACGCCGTGGCCATGCTCGACGATCGTCGGGCGAGCGGCAAGGTGCTGATCAACGTCGCCGACTGACCCGGTTCAGGCCACACTCGTCCACGGCCTTGCACCGCATCGGTTATTCGACAGGACGGCGGGTATTGCCGCCTCAGCGTCGAACATCGCGCGGGGAGGTGAGGTCCTGGTCAGCCGGGTGCGGCGGCGAAGTGCAGCCGGGCGAAGGCGAGGGCTTCGGCCAGATCGACCTCGCGCTGGTCGGCGGTGAGCTTGCGTGTGCCGACCTCGAGCACGATGTCACCGGTGTAGCCGTCACCGGCGAGACGCTCCAGAAATTCCGCACACGGCTGCGTCCCACGACCGGGCACCAGATGCTCGTCCTTGAACGAACCGGATCCGTCGGCGAGGTGGACGTGCGCCAACCGGTCGCCGAGAGCCTCCTGCATCGCCAGGGCGTCCGCGCCTGCGGTCGCAGTGTGCGACAGGTCGAGGGTCACGTGCCGGTAGTCCTGCTCCACCGGGTCCCAT
The window above is part of the Rudaeicoccus suwonensis genome. Proteins encoded here:
- a CDS encoding NADPH:quinone oxidoreductase family protein, with product MRAAQITSLSGPAAITVDDIAEPTAADDQVVVAVHRAGVAYPDVLLSRGEYQLKPPTPFVPGAEVAGTVVSAPDESGLTVGQRVVAFPGFGGFAQRVAAPLTSVVPIPDDMTYDVAAALPMNYLTCLFALDQRAHIQRGDTVLVHGASGGIGTAAIQLAKARGARAIAVVSDPDSRGKVAREAGADDVVAAATFKDDVRELTDGRGVEIVVDPVGGDRFTDSLRSLATEGRLLVIGFTGGEIPTVKVNRLLLNNISVVGVGWGAYWMTRPTFLQEQWKVLMHDWVSGAINPPIGATFSLDQVADAVAMLDDRRASGKVLINVAD